Proteins encoded in a region of the Lepeophtheirus salmonis chromosome 6, UVic_Lsal_1.4, whole genome shotgun sequence genome:
- the TppII gene encoding tripeptidyl-peptidase 2, producing MDLNELPTSSLIPKKETGLFSFNTKYPTYDGRGVIIAILDSSVDPGVPGLQTTSDGKRKIIDRIDASGTGDVDTSTLSSPSADGKIIGLSGRTLNLPQGLVSSKDNGKFRIGVKKAFDLYPRGLKDRVVKERLEKSWEPEHKSALVSASRKLDEFESENSEPLTGVKKLEKDNVDAVCEMLNFVDKKYRESDPGPIYDCVLYHDGENWTCIIDTSEKGDLKNGLKLRSFRETGDYGCLTELDKLNVSINVYDEGDVLQIVGVCSSHGTHVASIAAAHYPDEPEKNGTAPGAQIVSITIGDGRLSSMETGTALARASFHIMRAEHYKVDVINMSYGEHSHWSNTGRIGHLMGEVVNKHGVIWFGSAGNDGPALFTVGTPPDISTNNVIGIGAYVSPEMMLAMYSAREKLPGTPYTWTSRGPTIDGDRGVCVCTPGGAITSVAECTLKCGQLMHGTSMASPHACGASACILSGLKQKGVQYSPFNFKRALANTAQYIKDHCEFAQGNGLMQVEKAFNHMVEYGEAVERDVRFVVSCNSGSKGIHLRDRKALKASEITVKITPIFLNQESQPADRKIKFNIQLSFSCDASWVKYPTYLDLMYDGRHIIVHVDPTGLPPGPHTAFIKAYNFKNVEQGCLFEVPITVIRNESLIDFPRPHLELKNTPFKPGTIKRHFISVPEHATWAVINVRSAEKVGAGKFILHTVQLLPKRSVRTMENQKIVALSETEDFTHGISVRGGFTIEICLAKFWSNLGSINVSYSVTFYGVKTDSREIMMHGGEGIHRFQIFSDLHDEEVQPEIKLKNSVQVLRPSESCISPLKERDILPNNSTIYELELTYNFSIPKQTEITPNIPLLSSVLYESEYESQLWMLYDSNKQLISSGDAYPSHWSSKVDKGDYVLKAHVRHEKKDVLDKITDLNILLSQKLSSPIMLDVHTSHANASTGGKKSNSFNLAAYRKVPLFISPLNSDKYIKNLSGLGQYLSGSMTLSKDEYGKKCDVYSFKYIIPELPKKDKKSLDCKKSKDDSSNKSTTTSESDDINDNGNRKKIDEYKEALRDLKVGWLAKLDYNCDAHKELYEELLKTEKEGLANLQVKFAHLQSLDNEKTNKNFDEIINMSNEVLKGINADEILVHMATKHDFSSNASETKKEIEKKKTIYLETLSKKGLALCEKDLVEEATEILFQLMKIVESTDSRVVTFTSKHAEKMQHFGRALKILNKQYEDKASQETYNKLIDTFKNLSWNHCYRHYSSMKPIHFPTNYELF from the exons atggatttAAATGAGCTACCAACTTCTTCCTTGATTCCGAAGAAAGAGACGGGTCTCTTTAGCTTCAATACCAAGTATCCAACATATGATGGACGTGGAGTTATTATTGCAATTCTTGATTCCA GTGTTGATCCTGGAGTGCCTGGACTTCAAACAACCTCTGACGGAAAGCGGAAAATAATAGATCGCATTGACGCAAGTGGCACCGGGGATGTTGACACATCTACACTTAGTTCTCCATCAGCGGATGGGAAAATTATTG GTCTATCTGGACGCACTCTGAATCTACCGCAAGGTCTTGTTTCTAGTAAAGATAATGGAAAATTTCGTATTGGAGTCAAAAAGGCCTTTGATCTGTATCCTAGGGGTCTAAAGGATAGAGTTGTGAAAGAGAGACTCGAGAAAAGTTGGGAGCCTGAGCATAAATCCGCCTTAGTGTCTGCCTCAAGAAAATTAGATGAATTTGAGTCTGAAAATTCTGAGCCCTTGACTGGTgttaaaaagttagaaaaagaTAATGTGGATGCAGTTTGTGAAATGTTGAATTTTGTGGATAAAAAATATCGGGAAAGTGATCCTGGTCCCATTTATGACTGTGTACTTTATCATGATGGCGAAAATTGGACGTGTATCATTGACACATCCGAGAAGGGCGACCTCAAAAATGGCCTTAAATTACGTTCTTTCAGAGAGACTGGAGATTATGGCTGTCTTACAGAATTGGACAAACTGAATGTTAGTATCAATGTTTATGATGAAGGAGATGTGCTTCAAATTGTTGGTGTCTGTTCCAGTCACGGGACCCATGTTGCCTCAATTGCTGCTGCTCATTATCCGGATGAACCTGAGAAAAATGGAACTGCTCCTGGGGCTCAAATAGTTTCAATTACAATCGGTGATGGCAGACTTAGTTCAATGGAGACTGGAACTGCTCTTGCTAGAGCATCCTTTCATATCATGCGAGCAGAGCATTATaag GTTGATGTTATTAATATGTCTTATGGTGAACACAGTCATTGGTCTAATACAGGTCGTATTGGTCATTTGATGGGAGAGGTTGTTAACAAACATGGTGTGATATGGTTTGGTTCTGCAGGGAATGATGGGCCTGCTCTATTTACAGTTGGAACTCCACCAGATATTTCAACTAATAATGTGATTGGCATTGGTGCTTACGTTTCTCCTGAAATGATGCTTGCTATGTATTCGGCTCGGGAAAAACTTCCAGGGACGCCATATACGTGGACTAGTAGAGGTCCAACAATAGATGGAGATAGGGGTGTTTGTGTGTGCACTCCTGGGGGGGCGATCACATCAGTTGCAGAGTGCACATTGAAATGTGGACAACTAATGCATGGAACTTCAATGGCATC acCTCATGCGTGTGGAGCAAGTGCGTGCATACTTTCTGGTTTGAAACAAAAAGGAGTTCAATACTCTCCCTTTAATTTCAAGAGAGCTCTTGCTAATACTGCGCAATATATTAAGGATCATTGCGAATTTGCTCAAGGTAATGGATTAATGCAAGTTGAGAAAGCTTTTAATCATATGGTTGAGTACGGAGAAGCAGTAGAACGTGATGTTAGGTTTGTTGTTTCCTGTAACTCTGGATCAAAAGGAATTCATCTCAGAGATAGAAAAGCTCTAAAAGCTTCTGAAATTACTGTGAAAATAACGCCCATTTTCTTAAATCAAGAGAGTCAGCCAGCAGACCGTAAAATCAAGTTCAATATCCAGCTGTCCTTTTCCTGCGATGCCTCTTGGGTTAAATATCCTACATATCTAGATCTCATGTATGACGGAAGACATATTATTGTTCATGTAGATCCTACAGGTCTACCACCTGGTCCACATACCGCTTTCATCAAAgcatataactttaaaaatgttgaaCAAGGCTGTCTTTTTGAAGTACCCATCACTGTGATAAGAAATGAATCTTTGATAGACTTTCCTAGACCGCATTTAGAACTTAAAAACACACCATTTAAACCAGGAACCATCAAAAGACACTTTATCTCTGTCCCTGAGCATGCTACTTGGGCAGTTATAAATGTTCGCTCAGCTGAAAAAGTTGGTGCtgggaaatttattttacatactgtACAGTTACTTCCCAAAAGGAGTGTCCGGACAatggaaaatcaaaaaattgttgcATTATCTGAAACAGAGGATTTCACTCATGGAATTTCCGTTAGAG GAGGGTTTACCATTGAAATTTGCTTAGCCAAGTTTTGGTCAAATCTTGGTTCTATCAATGTGTCTTATTCTGTAACTTTCTATGGCGTTAAAACGGATTCGAGAGAAATAATGATGCATGGAGGAGAAGGGATACatcgttttcaaatttttagtgaTCTACACGATGAAGAG GTCCAACctgaaatcaaattgaaaaactcTGTCCAAGTTCTAAGGCCTTCTGAGTCTTGTATCTCACCCTTGAAAGAACGAGATATTCTTCCTAATAATAGCACCATCTATGAACTAgaattaacttataatttttccaTTCCTAAGCAAACGGAAATCACTCCAAATATTCCTCTTCTAAGTAGTGTACTCTATGAATCTGAATACGAGTCGCAACTTTGGatgttatatgattctaataaACAGTTGATATCTTCTGGTGACGCTTATCCTTCCCATTGGAGTTCTAAG gttGATAAGGGTGATTATGTGCTTAAAGCTCATGTTCGTCATGAGAAAAAGGATGTTCTTGACAAGATTACTGATTTAAATATACTGCTTTCTCAAAAGTTGAGTTCTCCAATTATGTTGGATGTACATACTTCCCACGCCAATGCCTCTACTGGAGGGAAAAAGTCAAACTCTTTCAATTTGGCAGCATACAGAAAAGTTCCTTTGTTTATCAGTCCCTTGAActcagataaatatataaaaaatttgtccGGTCTTGGGCAGTACTTATCTGGGTCAATGACCTTATctaag gatgaatatggaaaaaaatgcGATGTATACTCGTTTAAATACATCATTCCTGAACTTccaaagaaagataaaaaatcttTGGATTGTAAGAAATCTAAAGATGACAGCTCTAATAAATCAACAACTACCTCTGAAAGTGATGATATTAATGATAAcgggaatagaaaaaaaattgatgaatataaGGAAGCTCTTAGAGATTTGAAAGTTGGGTGGCTAGCAAAATTAGATTATAATTGTGATGCACACAAGGAACTCTATGAGGaacttttaaaaactgaaaaagaGGGATTAGCTAATCTTCAAGTCAAATTTGCTCACCTCCAGTCGCTAGACAACGaaaaaacgaacaaaaattTTGATGAGATTATTAATATGTCCAATGAAGTGCTCAAAGGTATAAACGCCGATGAGATACTCGTGCATATGGCTACCAAGCATGACTTTAGCTCAAATGCCTCTGAAACTAAGAAggaaatagaaaagaaaaagactaTCTATTTAGAAACATTATCTAAGAAAGGTTTGGCTCTATGTGAAAAAGATTTGGTTGAAGAAGCCactgaaattttattccaattgaTGAAAATCGTGGAGTCAACAGACTCAAGAGTTGTTACATTTACTTCCAAGCATGCTGAAAAGATGCAACATTTCGGAAgagctttaaaaatattgaacaagcAGTATGAAGATAAGGCCTCTCAAGAAACTTACAACAAGCTCATAGACACATTCAAAAATCTTTCTTGGAATCATTGCTACCGTCATTATTCTTCAATGAAACCCATCCACTTTCCCACaaattatgaacttttttaa
- the LOC121120696 gene encoding calponin-3 — protein MAYHGPSYGLSRECAMKSQAKFSIERAQASLSWLEAVIEKKVEIPNDEIKDQYDFGAVLKDGILLCELINKLNPGSVKKINTLNTPFKHRENIELYLKGCENYGIKPQDLFQVNDLYENKNLYMIVDNLFVIGGLAQKKGYEGPVIGAKMATSNKRNFDDDVLKAGQNVIGLQYGSNKGASQAGMTAYGTGRQIRPDEIGQN, from the exons ATGGCTTACCACGGACCATCATATGGATTGAGCCGAGAATGTGCTATGAAA tctCAAGCCAAGTTCTCAATTGAACGAGCCCAAGCTTCCTTATCCTGGTTGGAAGCagtgatagaaaaaaaagtagagattcctaatgatgaaataaaagatCAATATGACTTCGGAGCTGTTTTAAAGGATGGAATTCTTCTATGCGA gTTGATAAACAAGCTTAATCCCGGTtcagtgaagaaaattaatacGCTAAATACTCCCTTTAAACAT AGAGAAAATATTGAACTCTATTTGAAAGGTTGCGAAAATTATGGTATCAAACCACAGGATCTCTTTCAAGTCAACGACTTgtacgaaaataaaaatctctACATGATTGTTGATAATCTCTTTGTTATTGGTGGATTG GCCCAAAAAAAAGGTTACGAGGGACCTGTTATCGGTGCTAAAATGGCTACTTCCAATAAAAGAAACTTTGACGATGATGTATTAAAAGCTGGACAAAATGTGATTGGACTTCAATACGGTTCAAACAAAGGAGCAAGTCAGGCCGGTATGACTGCTTACGGAACAGGAAGACAGATTCGACCTGACG aaaTTGGACAAAACTGA